The following is a genomic window from Nitrospira sp..
GTTATCGGGTCGTGCGTCACGCGCGGCCGCGTAACCATATGACGAGGCAATTTTAGATTGACGGAGGACACATGGGTGAGTTCTTAAAAGAGTTGTGGGCCTTCATGAAGGAGCGGAAAAAATTCTGGTTGTTGCCGATCATTGTGATGCTCGTGCTGTTGGGAAGCTTGATCGTCCTGACCCAGGGATCGGCGGTGGCGCCGTTCATCTACACCCTGTTTTAGGCAGAAAACCGCAACTGGTTGCATGACGACCGTTCTTGGAGCGCTAAAATTTACGATTCGTCGCATGGTAGCGGGGGCTTTCTATACCTCCTCTCTGTATCGATGGCGACATCGAGGGAAAGTCGTCGTTCTGACGTATCACCGGGTGTTGACTGCCGACGAAGTTTCCGATCAGTGCGTGCAGCCAGGGATGTACGTGCTTGACGACGTCTTCGCTCGGCACATGAGGTTTGTTAAAGATAACTTTACGGTTCTGTCTCTGTCGGAGCTCCTCAATCTGTGGCAAAAGGATCGATGGGATACGCAGGCTCGATATTGTGTCATGACGTTCGATGACGGGTGGTTGGACAACTATCGCCATGCGTACCCCATCCTGAAGCGGCTGGACATTCCCGCGACTATTTTCCTTCCGACGGATTATGTGGGCAGGGATGAATGGTTCTGGCCGGATCAGTTGTCTTTCCTGTTGAAGGTTGCCGCCGGCAGGCATGCCAAGGGTGAATCGACAAAAAACGTTGAGGGCGTGCTGTCTCATTTTTTGAATGGGGATGTTCCTGCGCCCATTGAATCGCCGGCCTGCCAAGAGCAGATGATCGATCGGATCATTGAGCGTTGCAAGTACCTGCCGATCGAGAAGATCCGTGAATTAGTCGCCGGTTTGTCGGACGAGTTGAGGGTGTCGCTGCCGAAGGAGCGGGTCATTGTGAATTGGGACGAGGTGAGGGAAATGTCCCGGCATGGTGTGTCATTCGGGTCCCATTCCTGTTCGCACCGCATCATGACCACGATCACGCCGGATCAGGTATCGGATGAGTTGGAAAGGTCGAGACGAGTGCTGTTGGAGCAGGGGGTGAACTACGTGCCGGTTTTTTGTTATCCCAACGGGAATAGCGATCCTCGCATCCAACAACAGGTGCGAGCATGTGGCTATGAGGCGGCGGTCGGAGTGCGGACCGGAATCGAGGGGCATACGCCGGAAAATCGCTATGCTATCCGGCGAGTGGGAATTCACAATGATGTGACGGAAACCATTCCGCTGTTTTCTTTTCGACTATTGGGCCCTCTATCGGTGACGGCTGCGCATCAATAACGGACAAGCGAAGCGAGGGATGGTTTCGTGGGGCACGAAAACCTGTGAGAGTGTTGGTTACCGACGGAGACGAGCGGGCGGCCCTCGCGGTCACGAGAGCGCTCGGTCGTGCAAATGTGGCGGTGATCGTCGGGGCAGAGTCTCAGCGATCCCTTGCAGGTTCTTCGCGCTATTGCGAGCAACGTGTTGTGTATCCCTCTCCCTATCGAGAACCGGAACAGTTCGTGACCTGTCTGCTGGAAACAGTTCGGGAACATCAGGTGGATGCATTGTTCCCGCTCTCCGATATTGCCATGCACGTCATTGGACCGGAGAAGAGCCGATTCGAAGCGCACACTCGTGTTCCGACTCCCGACGCCGAGGTATTTCAGGACATATCAGACAAATATCGATTGATGCGTCAGGCTGTGGAGCAGGGCGTTCCTATTCCCGGCACCATCTTCGTTCCCGATGGCCGTCTCGAAGGTGTGATCGAAGGCGTGATGGAGTTTCCGGTGGTAGTCAAGCCAGGGTGTTCGTTGGTAAAAGAAGACGGTCGATGGACGAAAACCTCAGTGAGTTATGCCACCTCTCGGGAAGAACTGCTGCGCCTGTACCGAAACAAGCCGTATCTGCAGCAGCCGTCGCTCATTCAACAGCGTGTTATCGGTGAAGGGCAGGGTCTCTTTGTGCTGATGCAGCAGGGCATACCGTTGGGTATGTTTGCCCACCGACGGGTACGTGAGCGTCCGCCGTCCGGCGGGGTGAGTGTTTTGCGCGAGAGTATGGCCTTGCCCAAACCCATGGTTGAATCGACGCTTAAACTTTTGCAGCGCGTGAAGTGGCATGGTGTGGCGATGGTGGAGTTCAAGGTCGATGCAGCCGGTCAAGCGCCGATGTTGATGGAAATCAACGGGCGGTTTTGGGGGTCGTTGCAGTTGGCTGTGGATGCGGGCGTAAACTTCCCGGTTCTTCTGTTGAATATGGCGATGGGCAGATCTGAGACCGTACCGGAAAACGGCTATCGCATCGGGGTGAGATCAAGGTGGCTGCTGGGCGATTTGGACCAACTGCTGATGCGAATGGTGAAGAACGATCGTGTCCTCAACCTTCCGCCTGGTGCGCCCTCGAAGGTCAGGTCACTGCTGTCCTTCTGTCGGTTTTTCGGGCGGGATCTGTTTTATGAAATCGAACAACTCGACGATCTCGGTCCAAGTCGCTTCGAACTCATGCGGTACGTCAAGTTGGTCTAGGGAGTTTCAATGTCGCAGATTCAATCTCGATCCGAAACGAGCGTCGCCCACACCCCGCTGTTTGATCTCGCCCGCTCA
Proteins encoded in this region:
- a CDS encoding putative xylanase/chitin deacetilase is translated as MTTVLGALKFTIRRMVAGAFYTSSLYRWRHRGKVVVLTYHRVLTADEVSDQCVQPGMYVLDDVFARHMRFVKDNFTVLSLSELLNLWQKDRWDTQARYCVMTFDDGWLDNYRHAYPILKRLDIPATIFLPTDYVGRDEWFWPDQLSFLLKVAAGRHAKGESTKNVEGVLSHFLNGDVPAPIESPACQEQMIDRIIERCKYLPIEKIRELVAGLSDELRVSLPKERVIVNWDEVREMSRHGVSFGSHSCSHRIMTTITPDQVSDELERSRRVLLEQGVNYVPVFCYPNGNSDPRIQQQVRACGYEAAVGVRTGIEGHTPENRYAIRRVGIHNDVTETIPLFSFRLLGPLSVTAAHQ
- a CDS encoding ATP-grasp enzyme-like protein yields the protein MRVLVTDGDERAALAVTRALGRANVAVIVGAESQRSLAGSSRYCEQRVVYPSPYREPEQFVTCLLETVREHQVDALFPLSDIAMHVIGPEKSRFEAHTRVPTPDAEVFQDISDKYRLMRQAVEQGVPIPGTIFVPDGRLEGVIEGVMEFPVVVKPGCSLVKEDGRWTKTSVSYATSREELLRLYRNKPYLQQPSLIQQRVIGEGQGLFVLMQQGIPLGMFAHRRVRERPPSGGVSVLRESMALPKPMVESTLKLLQRVKWHGVAMVEFKVDAAGQAPMLMEINGRFWGSLQLAVDAGVNFPVLLLNMAMGRSETVPENGYRIGVRSRWLLGDLDQLLMRMVKNDRVLNLPPGAPSKVRSLLSFCRFFGRDLFYEIEQLDDLGPSRFELMRYVKLV